In Janthinobacterium sp. 67, a genomic segment contains:
- a CDS encoding nuclear transport factor 2 family protein: protein MTGSRRPDATDLAAQLQALEAALQSQAVRADSARLAALLADEFVEFGSSGTLWTRAATLAGLPAEDFCPRSISDFQARLLAHDVAFVTYRSQRHAMGVLPASASLRSSLWTWRDGRWQMTFHQGTPIPA from the coding sequence ATGACGGGATCGAGAAGGCCGGACGCCACGGATCTGGCGGCGCAGCTGCAGGCGCTGGAAGCGGCGCTGCAAAGCCAGGCCGTGCGCGCCGACAGCGCCAGGCTGGCGGCACTGCTGGCCGACGAGTTCGTCGAATTCGGCAGCTCGGGCACGCTCTGGACGCGCGCGGCCACCCTGGCGGGCTTGCCGGCGGAAGACTTTTGCCCGCGCAGCATCAGCGATTTCCAGGCCCGCTTGCTGGCACACGATGTTGCCTTCGTTACCTACCGTTCGCAACGGCACGCCATGGGCGTCCTGCCCGCCAGCGCCAGCTTGCGCAGTTCGCTGTGGACGTGGCGCGACGGCCGCTGGCAGATGACCTTTCACCAAGGTACGCCGATACCCGCTTGA
- a CDS encoding methyl-accepting chemotaxis protein, translated as MDKFTVRTQLTLAFGLLVFFLIGISTLSVRSFSTFNTGFDQYVNGITARANTAHRVRDAIDMRAVAARNLVLVTKPEDLEIERKQVLQAHADVVKNMQQLLQLAQQPGVSDDVRAIINKIDGIEKRYAPVALGIVDLALQKKNEQAIVKMNEECRPLLAALVAASNEYFALTDQRSAVILQEDNERYILNRNILIGASLLSIVLAGLAGWLITRSLLKALGAEPKQLCDAVSLLAAGDLTGKLSVAQNDNLSVLSALQRMQESLTTVVSSVRQDSDTVSLAAEEISTGNNDLSLRTEQQASSLEETASSMEELTSTVRKNAENAREANVLATTASDVASKGGAVVGQVMGTMELISESSRKIVDIISVIDGIAFQTNILALNAAVEAARAGEQGRGFAVVATEVRGLAQRSASAAKEIKALIDDSVSRVDAGSRLAAQAGTTMSEVVASVARVSNIIAEITVASQEQSAGIEQINQAVTQMDSVTQQNASLVEEAAAAAESLRDQASHLVQTVSIFKTHDSHVAASAPVSAPARASHKPLRLVPAPASSSVKRQPAPAKHRSVQAEAVTAGDWEEF; from the coding sequence ATGGATAAATTCACCGTACGCACCCAGCTCACTCTGGCTTTCGGCCTGCTGGTCTTTTTCCTCATCGGCATCTCGACCCTGTCCGTGCGGAGTTTTTCCACCTTCAACACGGGCTTTGACCAGTATGTCAACGGCATCACGGCCCGCGCCAACACGGCGCACCGCGTACGTGATGCGATCGACATGCGTGCCGTGGCGGCCAGGAACCTGGTGCTCGTGACCAAGCCGGAAGACCTGGAAATCGAACGCAAGCAGGTCTTGCAGGCGCATGCCGACGTCGTCAAGAACATGCAGCAGCTGCTGCAGCTGGCCCAGCAGCCAGGGGTGTCGGACGACGTGCGCGCCATCATCAACAAGATCGACGGCATCGAAAAGCGCTATGCTCCCGTGGCGCTGGGCATCGTGGACCTGGCGCTGCAAAAGAAAAACGAACAGGCCATCGTCAAGATGAACGAGGAATGCCGTCCGCTGCTGGCCGCCCTCGTCGCCGCCAGCAATGAATATTTCGCCCTGACGGACCAGCGTTCCGCCGTCATCTTGCAGGAAGACAACGAACGCTACATTCTCAACAGAAATATCCTCATCGGCGCCAGCTTGCTGTCCATCGTCCTGGCGGGCCTGGCCGGCTGGCTCATCACGCGCAGCCTGCTCAAGGCGCTGGGCGCCGAACCGAAGCAGCTGTGCGACGCCGTCAGCCTGCTTGCCGCCGGCGACCTGACAGGCAAACTCAGCGTTGCACAGAACGATAACCTCAGCGTGCTGTCGGCCCTGCAGCGCATGCAGGAGTCGCTGACCACGGTCGTGTCGTCCGTGCGCCAGGATTCCGACACGGTTTCCCTGGCCGCCGAGGAAATTTCCACCGGCAATAACGACCTGTCGCTGCGCACGGAACAGCAAGCCAGTTCACTGGAAGAAACCGCTTCCTCGATGGAAGAACTGACCAGCACCGTGCGCAAGAATGCGGAAAATGCCCGCGAAGCCAATGTGCTGGCCACAACGGCATCGGACGTCGCCAGCAAGGGCGGCGCCGTGGTGGGACAAGTGATGGGCACCATGGAGCTGATCAGCGAATCGTCGCGCAAGATCGTCGACATCATCAGCGTCATCGACGGCATCGCCTTCCAGACCAATATCCTGGCCCTGAATGCGGCCGTGGAAGCGGCGCGTGCCGGCGAACAGGGCCGCGGCTTCGCCGTCGTGGCCACCGAGGTGCGCGGCCTGGCCCAGCGCAGCGCCAGCGCGGCCAAGGAAATCAAGGCGCTGATCGACGATTCCGTGAGCCGCGTCGATGCCGGTTCCCGGCTGGCGGCGCAGGCGGGCACGACGATGTCCGAGGTGGTCGCCAGCGTCGCCCGCGTCAGCAACATCATCGCTGAAATCACGGTGGCCAGCCAGGAACAGTCGGCCGGCATCGAGCAGATCAATCAGGCCGTGACGCAGATGGACAGCGTCACGCAACAAAACGCATCGCTGGTGGAAGAAGCGGCGGCCGCGGCCGAATCCTTGCGCGACCAGGCCAGCCACCTGGTGCAAACCGTGAGCATCTTCAAGACGCACGACAGCCACGTGGCGGCGTCCGCGCCAGTATCAGCGCCAGCACGTGCCAGCCACAAGCCGCTGCGCCTGGTACCGGCGCCGGCCAGCAGCAGCGTCAAGCGCCAGCCCGCACCGGCAAAACACCGTTCCGTACAAGCGGAAGCCGTGACGGCCGGCGACTGGGAAGAGTTTTAA